A single region of the Solwaraspora sp. WMMD791 genome encodes:
- a CDS encoding IPT/TIG domain-containing protein: MLSFSVEGRAHRPVPDDAECETREIVQSTMKRVAGLWLAALLWTAGGLAVTTTPAHAAPGDAQARGVVVDLSGEVLGVPVVEADAVIGSATAPPGGGTDTETLIDITLPGAVGVTADGTVLEVSATRGPISSFASSAVADVSLNILGVNVLTASAVEAAVSCPYLGTPTAETTLTGLTVLGSAEVLVPNGPSLDVSAAVTVPGLAGASLDLSLSRIETVAADSAAAATIVLTAELSGEILGVPVVIPVGTVIIAEATCERPAAPAPPTASSIDPDAGPQSGGQTVTITGSGFVPGGTDVTFDGVPATGVVVDPSGTSLTAVTPPGAVGPADVVVSTDGGATDPLGYTYLADGSDAVVTGLDPDSGPTSGGTTVTITGSGFTGATGVTFDGVPGSGFSVNPAGTEITVVTPPGAAGPADVAITFPAGTADAGTFTYVPVPPTASSIDPDAGPQSGGQTVTITGSGFVPGGTDVTFDGVPATGVVVDPSGTSLTAVTPPGAVGPADVVVSTDGGATDPLGYTYLADGSDAVVTGLDPDSGPTSGGTTVTITGSGFTGATGVTFDGVPGSGFSVNPAGTEITVVTPPGAAGPADVAITFPAGTADAGTFTYVPPTIDSVVPETGPNTGGTTVTVTGSGLADATDVTFGGVPGTNLVVDPSGTSLTVVTPPGPAGPVDVVVVLPGDDAVASDGFTYTSGPAPVIDSVDPAEGSTGGGTTVVVDGDGFIPGQTAVTICGQTVPAGAVTVNSVGDQLTFVTPACGAGRTSITVTTPNGTSNEIAFRYVGLPVTGSATTNLITSGGALVLLGVSLLLLTRRRAKRA; encoded by the coding sequence TTGTTGTCGTTCTCGGTTGAGGGACGGGCACATCGACCTGTTCCGGACGATGCCGAATGCGAGACGAGGGAAATAGTGCAGTCGACAATGAAACGCGTAGCCGGCCTCTGGCTGGCCGCGCTCCTTTGGACAGCCGGTGGCCTGGCGGTGACCACCACGCCGGCTCACGCCGCTCCCGGCGATGCGCAGGCGAGGGGGGTCGTCGTCGACCTGTCCGGAGAGGTGCTCGGAGTCCCGGTGGTCGAAGCCGACGCCGTGATCGGGTCCGCGACCGCACCACCCGGCGGTGGCACCGACACCGAGACCCTGATCGACATCACCCTGCCCGGTGCCGTCGGTGTCACGGCCGACGGCACGGTGCTGGAAGTCAGCGCGACCAGAGGCCCGATCTCCTCGTTCGCCTCGTCGGCGGTCGCCGACGTCTCGTTGAACATCCTCGGCGTGAACGTGCTGACCGCCTCGGCGGTCGAGGCGGCGGTGAGTTGCCCGTACCTCGGCACGCCGACCGCCGAGACGACGCTGACCGGACTGACCGTCCTCGGCTCCGCCGAGGTCCTGGTCCCCAACGGACCGAGCCTCGACGTGAGCGCCGCGGTGACCGTGCCGGGCCTGGCCGGTGCGAGCCTCGACCTGTCGTTGTCCCGTATCGAGACCGTGGCCGCCGACAGCGCGGCGGCGGCGACCATCGTGCTCACCGCCGAACTCTCGGGTGAGATTCTCGGTGTGCCGGTGGTCATCCCGGTCGGTACCGTGATCATCGCGGAGGCCACCTGCGAACGTCCCGCCGCGCCCGCACCGCCGACGGCGTCGTCGATCGATCCGGATGCTGGTCCGCAGTCTGGTGGTCAGACGGTGACGATCACGGGTTCGGGGTTCGTGCCGGGTGGTACGGATGTGACGTTCGACGGGGTGCCGGCTACTGGTGTGGTGGTGGATCCGTCGGGTACGTCGTTGACGGCGGTGACGCCGCCGGGTGCGGTGGGTCCGGCGGATGTGGTGGTGTCCACTGACGGTGGTGCGACTGATCCGTTGGGGTACACGTATCTGGCTGACGGTAGTGACGCGGTGGTGACCGGGTTGGATCCTGATTCGGGTCCGACGTCGGGTGGGACGACGGTGACGATCACGGGTTCGGGTTTCACGGGGGCGACCGGGGTCACGTTCGATGGGGTTCCGGGTTCGGGTTTTTCGGTGAATCCGGCTGGTACGGAGATCACGGTGGTGACGCCGCCGGGTGCTGCTGGTCCGGCGGATGTGGCGATCACGTTCCCGGCGGGTACGGCGGACGCGGGGACCTTCACCTACGTTCCGGTGCCGCCGACGGCGTCGTCGATCGATCCGGATGCTGGTCCGCAGTCTGGTGGTCAGACGGTGACGATCACGGGTTCGGGGTTCGTGCCGGGTGGTACGGATGTGACGTTCGACGGGGTGCCGGCTACTGGTGTGGTGGTGGATCCGTCGGGTACGTCGTTGACGGCGGTGACGCCGCCGGGTGCGGTGGGTCCGGCGGATGTGGTGGTGTCCACTGACGGTGGCGCGACTGATCCGTTGGGGTACACGTATCTGGCTGACGGTAGTGACGCGGTGGTGACCGGGTTGGATCCTGATTCGGGTCCGACGTCGGGTGGGACGACGGTGACGATCACGGGTTCGGGTTTCACGGGGGCGACCGGGGTCACGTTCGATGGGGTTCCGGGTTCGGGTTTTTCGGTGAATCCGGCTGGTACGGAGATCACGGTGGTGACGCCGCCGGGTGCTGCTGGTCCGGCGGATGTGGCGATCACGTTCCCGGCGGGTACGGCGGACGCGGGGACCTTCACCTACGTTCCGCCGACGATCGACTCTGTTGTGCCGGAAACGGGTCCGAACACGGGCGGGACCACGGTGACGGTCACCGGTTCGGGACTCGCCGACGCTACCGATGTGACGTTCGGTGGGGTGCCGGGGACCAACCTGGTGGTGGATCCGTCGGGTACGTCGTTGACGGTGGTAACGCCGCCGGGGCCGGCGGGTCCGGTCGACGTGGTGGTGGTGTTGCCGGGTGACGACGCGGTCGCCTCGGACGGGTTCACCTACACCTCCGGGCCGGCGCCGGTGATCGACTCGGTCGATCCCGCCGAGGGCTCCACCGGCGGTGGTACCACGGTCGTCGTGGACGGTGACGGGTTCATTCCGGGCCAGACGGCCGTCACGATCTGTGGCCAGACGGTGCCGGCCGGTGCGGTGACCGTGAACAGCGTCGGTGATCAGCTCACCTTTGTCACGCCTGCGTGCGGAGCGGGGCGTACCTCGATCACGGTGACCACCCCGAACGGCACCTCGAACGAGATCGCCTTCCGGTACGTGGGGCTGCCGGTCACCGGTAGCGCGACGACGAACCTGATCACCAGCGGTGGCGCACTCGTGCTGCTGGGCGTCTCGTTGCTTCTGCTCACCCGCCGTCGGGCGAAGAGGGCGTGA
- a CDS encoding IPT/TIG domain-containing protein, with protein MSSTWDRTAALTLAALLGIVSGLAVITPALAASGDARARGAVVSLDAEVLGRTVISANLAAGVASAPIGGGTDSKTSIAIDAAGAVGVTTGGTVTEVTATKLVGGSLASSSVAGLSLAVLGLEVLTVAAADASVSCPATGGQRADTTLAGLTVFGEPVTLLANRGGGRRWTAAVTVDGLGNGNLVVTLSRTESVTADGASAATVTATLQLTGEIAGSPVVIPVGTVVVAEASCARAVPPSPTYAIDPDAGRQSGGESVTITGTGFVPGGTSVTFDGVAATHVVVKPSGTSLTAVTPAGPTGPADVLVSTAGATTLLRYTYLADGSDAVVTGLNPDSGWTSSGSLVDITGRGFEGATGVTFAGVPGTDFRLSPAGTVITLVPPQNPAGPAAVEIVFPAGVVHAGTFTYNAPYVDFVTPGEVPNTGNELVWIGGGGLLNVEGVTFGGVPVIGRVEQLDWWGALLRVIAPPGPLGPVDVVVQLPGPDAVLRNAVTYVLGPPAAYGIHPRSGPLSGGQTVTITGARFVPGGTSVTFNGVPATDVVVDPSGSSLTAVTPPGRGWVQVAVTTANGTTFPLNYAYLLDGSDAAVTDLYPRYGPTEGGTLVTIAGRGFEGATDVTFGGVAGAQLSVDSAGTSITVATPPGVAGPADVAIVFPAGVVDAGTFRYGGPPIDAVSPDSGPNTGGTTVTVTGSGLADATDVTFGGVPGTNLVVDPSGTSLTVVTPPGPLGPVDVVVVLPGDDAVAPDAFTYTTAPAPVIESVDPGQGPANGGATVVVAGSGFIPGQTTVTICGRTIPAGDVTVDSSGTSLSFVTPSCGVEETTITVATPNGTSNEIAFRYVGLPVTGSATTNLITSGAALMVMGVALLLLTRRRATMA; from the coding sequence GTGAGTTCGACATGGGATCGCACAGCGGCCCTGACCCTGGCCGCGTTACTCGGGATCGTCTCCGGCCTGGCGGTGATCACGCCAGCGCTCGCCGCATCCGGTGACGCGCGAGCCAGGGGAGCGGTGGTGTCGCTCGACGCCGAAGTGCTCGGGCGGACGGTGATTTCCGCAAACCTCGCCGCCGGCGTCGCGTCGGCTCCCATCGGTGGCGGGACCGACAGCAAGACCTCGATCGCGATCGACGCCGCCGGTGCCGTCGGGGTGACCACCGGCGGCACGGTCACCGAGGTGACCGCCACCAAACTTGTCGGCGGCTCGTTGGCATCGTCCTCGGTCGCCGGCCTGTCGTTGGCCGTCCTCGGGCTGGAGGTCCTCACTGTGGCGGCGGCCGACGCGTCGGTGAGTTGCCCCGCCACCGGCGGTCAGCGAGCTGATACGACCCTGGCGGGCCTGACGGTCTTCGGGGAGCCGGTCACCCTGTTGGCAAACCGCGGTGGGGGTCGCCGGTGGACCGCCGCCGTGACCGTGGACGGTCTGGGCAACGGAAATCTCGTCGTCACCCTGAGCCGCACCGAGTCCGTCACTGCGGACGGTGCCTCTGCCGCCACCGTCACCGCGACGCTCCAGTTGACCGGCGAGATCGCCGGCTCGCCGGTCGTGATCCCCGTTGGCACCGTGGTCGTTGCCGAGGCGTCCTGCGCGCGGGCGGTGCCACCGTCACCAACGTATGCGATCGACCCTGATGCCGGTCGGCAGTCGGGTGGCGAGAGCGTGACGATCACCGGTACGGGTTTCGTGCCGGGCGGTACGTCGGTGACGTTCGACGGTGTTGCCGCGACCCACGTAGTGGTGAAACCATCCGGAACGTCCCTGACGGCGGTTACCCCGGCGGGGCCGACGGGCCCGGCCGACGTGCTGGTGTCCACCGCCGGCGCTACGACGCTACTTCGCTACACCTATCTGGCGGATGGCTCGGACGCCGTGGTCACCGGGCTCAATCCCGATTCCGGGTGGACTTCCAGCGGTTCGCTGGTGGACATCACTGGCAGGGGCTTCGAAGGGGCGACAGGTGTCACGTTCGCCGGTGTCCCGGGCACCGACTTTCGGCTGAGTCCGGCGGGAACGGTGATCACGTTGGTGCCTCCGCAGAATCCTGCCGGTCCGGCGGCTGTGGAGATCGTGTTCCCAGCAGGTGTGGTGCACGCGGGGACGTTCACATACAACGCCCCCTATGTTGACTTCGTCACGCCGGGCGAAGTGCCGAATACTGGCAACGAGCTGGTGTGGATTGGCGGTGGTGGGCTCCTGAACGTGGAAGGCGTGACGTTCGGTGGTGTGCCGGTGATCGGCAGGGTCGAGCAGCTGGACTGGTGGGGTGCTCTGTTGCGGGTGATAGCGCCGCCGGGGCCGCTGGGTCCGGTCGACGTGGTGGTGCAGCTGCCGGGACCGGACGCAGTCCTCCGCAACGCCGTCACGTACGTCCTTGGCCCACCAGCGGCGTACGGCATTCATCCGCGATCCGGTCCGCTCTCGGGTGGTCAGACAGTGACGATCACCGGGGCGCGTTTCGTGCCGGGCGGTACGTCGGTGACGTTCAACGGGGTGCCGGCTACGGACGTGGTGGTGGATCCGTCGGGGTCGTCGTTGACGGCGGTTACTCCACCTGGGCGGGGGTGGGTTCAGGTGGCGGTGACCACGGCCAACGGCACCACCTTCCCACTGAACTACGCGTACCTGCTCGACGGGTCGGACGCGGCGGTGACAGACCTGTACCCCAGGTACGGCCCGACCGAGGGCGGCACGTTGGTGACGATCGCCGGTCGGGGTTTCGAGGGAGCAACTGATGTGACCTTCGGTGGGGTCGCGGGTGCGCAGCTGTCGGTGGATTCGGCAGGCACGTCGATCACGGTGGCGACGCCGCCGGGGGTCGCCGGCCCGGCGGACGTGGCGATCGTGTTCCCGGCCGGCGTGGTCGACGCGGGAACGTTCCGGTACGGAGGTCCGCCGATCGATGCGGTGTCACCCGATTCGGGTCCCAACACGGGTGGGACCACGGTGACGGTCACCGGTTCGGGACTCGCCGACGCTACCGATGTGACGTTCGGTGGGGTGCCGGGGACCAACCTGGTGGTGGATCCGTCGGGTACGTCGTTGACGGTGGTGACGCCGCCGGGGCCGTTGGGTCCGGTCGACGTGGTGGTGGTGTTGCCGGGTGACGACGCGGTCGCCCCGGACGCGTTCACCTACACCACCGCACCGGCACCGGTGATCGAGTCGGTCGACCCCGGACAGGGACCGGCCAACGGCGGGGCCACAGTTGTCGTCGCGGGCAGTGGCTTCATTCCAGGTCAGACGACCGTGACGATCTGCGGCAGGACGATTCCGGCAGGTGACGTCACGGTCGACAGCTCCGGAACCTCGTTGAGCTTCGTCACCCCGTCCTGTGGCGTCGAGGAGACGACCATCACGGTGGCCACCCCGAACGGCACCTCGAACGAGATCGCCTTCCGGTACGTGGGGCTGCCGGTCACCGGTAGCGCGACGACGAACCTGATCACCAGCGGTGCTGCCCTCATGGTCATGGGTGTCGCCCTGCTTCTCCTTACCCGGAGGC